The Populus alba chromosome 6, ASM523922v2, whole genome shotgun sequence genome contains a region encoding:
- the LOC118047978 gene encoding WD repeat-containing protein VIP3, translated as MKLAGLKSIENAHDESVWAATWIPATETRPALLMTGSLDETVKLWKPDELTLERTNTGHCLGVVSVAAHPSGSIAASASLDSFVRVFDVDSNASIATLEAPPSEVWQMQFDPKGITLAVAGGGSASVQLWDTEKWKLIATLSIPRQEGPKPTDKNSSKKFVLSVAWSPDGKRVACGSMDGTISVFDVARAKFLHHLEGHFMPVRSLVYSPADPRVLFSASDDAHVHMYDAEGKSMIAALSGHASWVLSVDASPDGAAIATGSSDKTVRLWDLGMRAAVQTMSNHGDQVWGVTFRPPGGPGPRAGRLASVSDDKSLSLYDYS; from the exons atgaaactAGCAGGTCTAAAATCAATAGAGAATGCTCACGACGAGTCGGTATGGGCAGCCACATGGATCCCGGCCACCGAGACCCGTCCCGCTCTTCTAATGACTGGCTCACTCGACGAGACAGTGAAGCTTTGGAAGCCTGACGAGCTCACCCTGGAGCGCACCAACACTGGTCACTGCCTCGGCGTCGTTTCGGTTGCAGCGCATCCTTCCGGGTCCATCGCCGCATCGGCATCTCTCGATAGCTTCGTTCGAGTGTTCGATGTGGACTCCAACGCAAGCATTGCTACTCTTGAAGCTCCTCCTTCTGAAGTTTGGCAAATGCAGTTCGATCCCAAG GGTATCACTCTAGCAGTTGCTGGTGGTGGAAGTGCATCAGTCCAGCTTTGGGATACAGAAAAATGGAAGTTGATTGCTACCCTGTCGATTCCCCGTCAAGAAGGGCCCAAGCCCACCGATAAGAATAGCAGCAAAAAGTTTGTACTATCAGTGGCATGGAGTCCTGATGGGAAACGGGTTGCTTGTGGCTCCATGGATGGCACTATTTCTGTTTTTGACGTAGCTCGAGCCAAATTCTTACACCATCTAGAAGGCCACTTCATGCCTGTGCGGTCTCTTGTGTATTCCCCTGCTGATCCAAGGGTGCTCTTTTCTGCATCGGACGATGCCCATGTGCACATGTATGATGCTGAGGGGAAGAGTATGATAGCAGCCTTGTCAGGTCATGCAAGCTGGGTATTAAGTGTTGATGCAAGCCCGGATGGAGCAGCTATTGCAACAGGCTCAAGTGACAAAACTGTAAGGCTATGGGATCTCGGCATGCGGGCTGCTGTGCAGACAATGAGCAACCATGGAGATCAAGTTTGGGGAGTGACATTTCGACCACCAGGTGGTCCTGGTCCCCGTGCAGGCCGGCTTGCTAGTGTGTCAGATGACAAAAGCTTATCACTTTATGATTATTCCTGA